The genome window GGGCAATGGCATAGGTTGCTGCTCTGGCGGCGGAAGCGGGTGCTGCGGTTCGCAAATCGGCGATCCCGGCATGATCTCCAAAGGCCTTGGATACAGTGATGATGATGTTGGCGCGGCTCCTCAGGGGGCGAACCTGGGACTTGGTTGTGGGAATCCAACGGCGATAGCGGCGCTCAGGCCGGGAGAGTTCGTTCTGGATCTGGGTAGCGGCGGAGGGTTCGACTGTTTTCTGGCAGCCGGACAGGTCGGGGAGACGGGGCATGTCATCGGCGTGGACATGACACCGGAGATGATCTCCAAGGCAAGGGCCAATGCGGAACAAGGCGGCTATCGCAACGTGGAATTCCGTCTTGGTGAAATTGAGAACCTGCCGGTGGCCGACGGCATCATCGATGTGATTCTCTCCAACTGTGTCATCAACCTGTCGCCGGATAAAGCCCGGGTCTTTGCGGAAATGTTCCGGGTATTGAAGCCGGGAGGCCGGTTGGCCATCTCGGATGTGGTCGCCTGTGGCGAGATGCCGGAGGAAATCCGCAGGGACATGGCCTTGTACACGGGGTGCATTGCAGGGGCTTCCCCGGTATCGGATATTGAACGAATGCTGGCGGATCGGGGTTTCGTCGATATTCGCGTGTGCCCGAAGGATGAAAGCAAATCCTTTATCCGGGACTGGGCTCCGGGAACGAATGTTACCGATTATGTGATTTCAGCAACGATCGAGGCCGTCAAACCAGCCAATGTGTCGTTATT of Desulfatirhabdium butyrativorans DSM 18734 contains these proteins:
- a CDS encoding arsenite methyltransferase, yielding MNAVKTDEIRQTVREKYGRIAGGNGIGCCSGGGSGCCGSQIGDPGMISKGLGYSDDDVGAAPQGANLGLGCGNPTAIAALRPGEFVLDLGSGGGFDCFLAAGQVGETGHVIGVDMTPEMISKARANAEQGGYRNVEFRLGEIENLPVADGIIDVILSNCVINLSPDKARVFAEMFRVLKPGGRLAISDVVACGEMPEEIRRDMALYTGCIAGASPVSDIERMLADRGFVDIRVCPKDESKSFIRDWAPGTNVTDYVISATIEAVKPANVSLF